A stretch of the Vibrio stylophorae genome encodes the following:
- the sufB gene encoding Fe-S cluster assembly protein SufB: MCAVEVQPEVEALVTQSHYKEGFYTEVENDTLAVGINEAVVRAISAKRNEPEWMLEFRLKAYRIWTQMSEPHWLKADYPSLDYQKFSYYSAPSCAACDVPSSGEQDGSNDFLTEEVEAAFEALGVPVREGQEIAVDAIFDSVSVTTTYRDELKTLGIIFCSFSEAIQDYPELVQQYLGRVVPPEDNFFAALNAAVASDGTFVYVPPGVRCPRELSTYFRINQAKTGQFERTILIADKGAYVSYIEGCSAPIRDSYQLHAAVVEVILHEQAEVKYSTVQNWYPGDNDQQGGILNFVTKRALCEGDHSKMSWTQSETGSAITWKYPSVILKGDHSIGEFFSVALTSGTQQADTGTKMIHIGKNTRSTIISKGISAGRSENSYRGMVKVLPQAIGARNFTQCDSMLIGSECGAHTFPTIDVRNASAQVEHEATTSRIGEEQLFYCVQRGISEDDAISMIVNGFCKDVFSELPLEFAVEAQKLLSISLEHSVG, encoded by the coding sequence ATGTGTGCAGTTGAAGTTCAGCCAGAAGTCGAAGCACTGGTGACGCAAAGCCATTACAAGGAAGGGTTTTATACCGAAGTTGAAAATGACACCCTTGCGGTGGGCATTAATGAAGCTGTGGTTCGCGCCATTAGCGCGAAACGAAATGAGCCCGAATGGATGCTCGAGTTTCGTTTAAAGGCTTATCGAATATGGACCCAAATGAGTGAGCCACATTGGCTCAAAGCCGATTATCCCAGCCTTGATTATCAAAAATTTAGCTATTATTCAGCGCCAAGCTGCGCCGCTTGCGATGTGCCTTCATCGGGTGAGCAAGATGGCAGTAATGATTTTCTCACCGAAGAGGTGGAAGCCGCCTTTGAGGCCTTAGGCGTCCCGGTGCGTGAAGGGCAAGAGATTGCTGTTGACGCCATTTTTGACTCGGTGTCAGTGACCACGACTTACCGCGATGAGTTAAAAACGCTAGGTATTATCTTTTGCTCCTTTAGCGAAGCTATTCAAGATTACCCAGAGCTTGTGCAGCAGTATTTAGGGCGCGTTGTTCCTCCTGAAGATAATTTCTTTGCGGCATTAAATGCGGCGGTTGCCTCTGATGGCACCTTTGTTTACGTGCCGCCAGGCGTGCGCTGTCCACGTGAACTCTCCACCTATTTCCGTATTAACCAAGCGAAAACGGGTCAGTTTGAACGCACCATCTTGATTGCTGATAAGGGCGCATACGTCAGCTATATCGAAGGTTGCTCTGCGCCGATTCGCGATAGCTATCAACTTCATGCTGCGGTTGTAGAGGTGATCCTTCATGAACAAGCGGAAGTGAAATACTCCACGGTGCAAAACTGGTATCCCGGCGATAACGACCAGCAAGGCGGGATTTTGAACTTTGTGACTAAGCGTGCGCTGTGTGAGGGTGACCATAGCAAGATGTCATGGACGCAGTCTGAAACGGGCTCAGCCATTACATGGAAATATCCCAGCGTCATTCTTAAAGGGGATCACTCAATTGGTGAGTTTTTCTCTGTCGCATTGACCAGTGGCACACAGCAAGCCGACACGGGTACCAAGATGATTCATATCGGCAAAAATACCCGTTCAACCATCATTTCTAAAGGGATCTCCGCTGGCCGCAGCGAAAACAGTTATCGCGGTATGGTCAAGGTGCTTCCACAAGCCATTGGCGCCCGTAATTTCACGCAATGTGACTCCATGCTCATCGGCAGTGAATGCGGCGCGCACACATTCCCAACCATTGATGTTCGAAACGCAAGCGCGCAGGTCGAGCATGAGGCCACGACCTCGCGAATCGGTGAAGAACAACTCTTCTATTGTGTGCAACGTGGCATCAGCGAGGACGATGCTATCTCTATGATTGTCAATGGATTTTGCAAAGACGTCTTTTCCGAGCTTCCACTGGAATTTGCAGTTGAAGCACAAAAACTTCTGTCCATCAGCTTAGAGCACAGCGTGGGCTAG
- the sufC gene encoding Fe-S cluster assembly ATPase SufC, with the protein MLEIIDLHVSVEDNAILKGINLTVKPGEVHAIMGPNGSGKSTLSATLAGREEYQIEQGEIRFYEQDLTDLDAQERAGEGVFLAFQYPVEIPGVSNKLFLHTALNGIRDYQGQAPIDRFDFDDLLAEKMALLKMPEDLMQRAVNEGFSGGEKKRNDILQMAVLSPRLCILDETDSGLDIDALKAVSEGINALRDGKRSFILVTHYQRILDYVKPDFIHVLSQGKIVKSGDHTLAKTLEEKGYGWITEQQ; encoded by the coding sequence ATGCTAGAGATTATCGATTTACATGTCTCTGTTGAAGACAATGCCATTTTAAAAGGGATTAACCTGACGGTAAAACCAGGCGAAGTCCATGCCATTATGGGTCCCAACGGCTCAGGTAAAAGTACCCTTTCTGCCACGCTCGCAGGTCGCGAGGAATATCAGATCGAACAGGGCGAGATTCGTTTCTATGAGCAGGATTTAACTGACCTTGATGCGCAAGAGCGTGCTGGCGAGGGGGTCTTTTTAGCCTTTCAATATCCTGTCGAAATTCCAGGTGTCAGTAATAAATTGTTTTTACACACTGCGCTCAATGGGATTCGCGATTACCAAGGGCAAGCGCCCATTGACCGATTTGATTTTGACGACCTGCTTGCTGAAAAAATGGCACTGCTGAAAATGCCAGAAGATTTGATGCAGCGCGCCGTGAATGAAGGTTTTTCTGGCGGTGAGAAAAAGCGCAACGACATCTTACAAATGGCGGTGTTAAGCCCACGTCTGTGCATTTTGGATGAAACGGACTCAGGGCTAGATATTGACGCCTTAAAAGCTGTTTCCGAAGGGATTAATGCACTGCGAGATGGCAAGCGTTCCTTTATTTTGGTGACCCATTACCAGCGCATTTTAGATTATGTAAAACCTGATTTTATCCATGTGTTATCACAGGGGAAAATTGTCAAATCTGGCGATCATACTCTGGCGAAAACTCTAGAGGAGAAAGGCTATGGCTGGATCACTGAGCAGCAATAA